ggagagctgatccACAGcgctgggcagccctgctggagaAAACAAAGAGGAACTCGACAGTGGCAGACAAACGAGGAGAAGCTGCAACAGAACCACCCGTTCAAGCCCATAGGCTCTCAGAGGTACCCggggatgaggaggaggcaTCTGGTGATCTCGTATCTCCAGAAGAAGAATTCATGATACCAGCAACAGAGAGATCCCCAgtgcctgctctgggcagagcaACAGAGCTCACCATCACTGCAGGGCCCAAGGGGACTGAGAATCCCCctcctgcctggagcacctctgtTCTGCTCTCAGAGCCAATAACTCCCCTaccctcacctcctcctcaccctgggGCACCTGCCAGCAAAAGGCTGCAAACACTTCCCAAACCTACAGACTCATGGGAAAGATCCAATTTGAGTCAAATATCAGCAAATGGTGTAAAACAGCCAACTGTACCAAGTGGGACAGCCATactcctccctgctgggcaaAAGTCAATATATTCTGGGGAAAGTAATAACCAGCACCTAAAGTCTGCATCCATGACAGAAGCTACAGGCACCAGCAAGGCTGTAactccccaaaacacagcacacaaGTTACATATTTTTACTGGGTCTATTGATAATGTCCCCACCAGAACAGATCACCAGGTCCCTGTGGCAACAGTCAATGCACCAAGCTCTGAATTTGGCCCCATTTATTTTGACAGTACTCAGAAAGGAGGAGCCCCTAATCCACCTGCCTCGACTTTCACTGCTCATCAGCAAATTCAGGTTATCCAGGGGGGTCCAacccatccagcccagctccagcagcaccatggAAGACGAAGGAAAATTTCTGGTCGGAGACGAACTGTTAGACCAGGACGTGTCCCAGGCATGAAGGAGCCCCAGTACAATTTTGGGAGGCCAGGGTCTGCCAGAGGAAGTACAGCTGTGGCTACAGGTGTCCAACTTAATATGAACTATATATCAAATGTACCAACCTTGAATAACTCCAGCAGTTCCATCATCAATCCATTTAGCCCAGACACACCCCAGTCCTCCCCCTCCCCCATGAAAATGCCATTGGAGCACCCCATGGGTACCCATCAAAACACAGCATTCctcagggaggaggaaaagaaacatgGTGCAAGGCAAAAAGCTGCTGCCACAGTCGTGTCTGTCACTGCAGAGAACACTGCCCCTACTGCAGCCAGTGGATTGGGTGTGACGGGTTTGAAGCCAACAGTCACACTTGTTCTTACTCCTCAAACCAACACCAGAGCtgccaaaaccaaaatactcagagtgggaggaaggagaggtcagaggaggaagaggccTCCTAAAACACCTGCCCCACAGCgtgtggctgcagcccagagcactgcaggcactgcagtgaGCAATGcagccacccctgcagcccagagcactgcaggcactgcagtgaGCAACGcagccacccctgcagccccgAGCACTGCAGGCACCCCTGCAGCAAGCACAGCAactcctgcagcccagagcacgGTGACAGCTCCCGCATCACCAGCTGTGCCTCCAAGCCTCGCAGCTGCAAACCCTGTCCCCGGGAGCAGCAGTGCGGTCCCCAGGACcgaagcagcagcactgggggtcCCTGAGAGCCCCGAGGCCCCTCAGCACAGGcccacagcagccacacagacagcagcagccccgggcaccTGGAGGGGCACCCTGTCAGCAGTGGCACTGCCCGGCACTGTGACTGCTCAGAGCCCCCCCatggcaccccaaaccccaccaggcTCGCACAGGAACGCCCAGCTGGCCACGGCACCTGCTGCCAGTCCTGCCCAGACCCCCACCATGGGTGCCCAAACCTCACCATGGCTGGACGAGCCCCCTGGTTCCACCAGGGCCACGCCAGGGCCTGCCCAGCGCACCAggcccagtgccagggcaggaggagaaccCCGCCTGGGTCTGGGGGAGGGAGCTGTgcgggagcagcagggagcacagcccacAGTGCCAGCCGGAGCTGTGCCCGCTGCAGTCACTGCCCCCAGCACCCTGCGGCCctctcccctgccagcccccactGCCGCCGGGCCCGCAGCGCCCCCGAgagcgcccccagccccccggGGGCAcggccagccccagccccatccccagccccatccccatccccagccccagccccagccccagccccagccccagccccagccccatccccagccccatccccatccccatccccagccccagccccagccccagccccatccccatccccatccccatccccagccccatccccatccccagccccatccccatccccatccccatccccatccccatccccagccccagccccagccccatccccagcccaggctgcctccCCAGGGCACCGAGAGGGGGAACGCGCTGCAGGCACCACGGATGCCATCTCCACAGGgacgggacagggacagctccgtCAGTGCCTCGTCTGACAGGCGACAGAACCAAGACACCaccaccctgcccagccccatcacCGCAGGCTCTGCAAGCAAAAACCACTTCTCAAAGCCCAGAATAGTCGGAGGGAAagtggctgctttcactgtgCTGGCGGATTCCGATGCTTTCATTCCTTGTGAAGCTACTGGGAACCCCCCTCCAACGATACAGTGGACCAAGATATTAGCAGGTGAGCTTGATAAACCTCTCTAGAATTTACCTTCCATTAGCCCTGTAGTTTGGCACCTCTTCTGTGTGCCAAACTCAAGCACTGCTTCATTTCAGAATACTGAGAAATATTAGTGGAAGGTAAACTTGGAAACAGTGACAGACTCGATGGAGAATCTTAGTGGTGATTCTGGAACAGATCTTTAGTGAAATTATTAGAAAAATCAAATCTATGTTTAATTATAATTCCTTGCTTATCATGGGAAGAATTCAGTATTCATTGCACATTACCTGCTATTCCAGGACAGTGAGAGAAGCAAGAACAAAAGTGTGGTAGAAACCACTTAAATTAGGTTACAGCTGTGCCAGGTTTGGATTGCAAAGCCCCACGTTCTTTATCCAAACTTTGTCTCTACTGGACATTCAGCTTCATTCCTACTTTAAAGCTTTATTAGTCTATACGCAGAATTCgctgatttctttctggtttatCGCTGTTGTCTTGGTTATTTGGGCAGAGAAGAGCAGGTCAGGGTATTTGGAACTGAGGAAAACGCAACAagaggcaggctgtgccagtcagtgccaggctgtcccaggTTATCCCAGCGTGTCCCAGGCTATCCCAGGCAGTACCTGGCAGTGCCAGACTTTGCCAGGTTatcccaggcagtgccaggcagtgccaggctatcccagtgtgtcccaggcaGTCAGGCAGTGCCAGGTTGTCCCAGCGCATCCCAGGCAGTGACCGTCCGTGCCTTGCTCCGCAGGGCGCGACGCCGCGGCCCCCGGCGGTGCCAGCCGCTGGTCGGTGCTGCCCAACGGGACGCTGTCCATCGCCCGGGCGGCGCCGCAGGACGGCGGGCAGTACGAGTGCACGGCGGCCAACGCGCTGGGCTCGGCGCGGCTGCGGGCCACGCTGGCCGTGCTGGCGCTGCCGCCGCGCatcgccgccgcccgcccgccgaCCGCGCTCTCGGGGGGCTCGGCGGCGCTGCCGTGCCGGGCCCGGGGCAGCCCCCCGCCCCGcatctcctggctgctgcccgaCGGCTCCGAGCTGCGGCCGGGCGCCGCGGGCCGCGGCAGGGCGGCGGTGCGGCCCGACGGCACGCTGCTGCTGCGGGCGCTCACCGTGTTCGACCGCGGCACCTACACCTGCATCGCCCGCAACGCCGCGGGCTCCGCCGCGCTGCCGCTGCGGCTGCAGGTGGTGGCGGCGCCCCCCGCCATCCTGGAGCGGCGCACGCAGAgcgtggcggcggcggcggggcagAGCCTGCGCCTGCCCTGCACGGCGCGGGGCCGGCCCCAGCCCAGCGTGCACTGGGTGCTGCCCGGCGGCGCCGTGCTCACCCCGCGGCGGGCGCTGCGCGCCGGGCCGGCCCTGCTGCCCAACGGcaccctgctcctgggcagcGCCAGCCCCGCCGACAGCGGCACCTACGAGTGCATCGCCACCAGCTCCACGGGCTCCGACCGGCGGGTGGTCAGCCTCACGGTGCAGCGCACAGACACGCCTCCCAAAATTGCCAGCGCCTCCCGGGAACTGACGCGGCTGAGCTTTGGGGACAGGCTGCTTCTGAACTGTACAGCAGGTGGCGAGCCCAAGCCCAGGATAATCTGGAGGTTGCCCTCCAAGGCTCTAGTGGACCAGTGGCACAGGTATgacccttttttcctccccctctgTGGAGCTGCAAACACTGTCAGCTCTGGTGCTCCTGTAAGAGCCTATTACAGCACTAATACGCTGTGAACTAAACCAAATTTTAAGTATTAACAGTTGTGAAACATCTCTTCTAACAGCATCTGTATCTAATAACAGACCTATTAACAGATTACATCAATTGCCATAGGTGAATGAGGTCTCAAAACAGGTACAAGTCATATTTGAATTAAGATAATTGCTGTCACCATGCACTGGTTGACTGCTGTCAGTTTAGAGGAGGGGGTCATTTGTAACAGATTTGTGAAGCAGGGCTCAGGAGGGAAGGGTTTCTCTCATCTCTGCCATGTCTAcctttggggtgtccccccaCTCCCTCCCACATAACACTCACCTCCAGGAGAGAGAGCCCCAGGCCAGGGtgttcccagcagagccagcactgctcacATCCAACAACTCCAAAACTGGCAGTGACATCAGGGTAGGGCACGCTGGGTGGGCAGGAGGCACGGGTACAGCACCTGTGGAAAGGCTCTGTGTTATACCGTGCTGCCAGCACATTCAGTCCCTTCCAGTGCTCAGTGTTCACCCCCAGCACTTGCTGCCAtaattcttttcctctctctctgtcccaaCAGAATGGGAAGTCGGATCCATGTCTACCCCAACGGATCCTTGGCCATTGAGGCAGTTACAGAAAAGGATGCAGGTGATTACCTGTGCGTCGCAAGAAACAGAATCGGGGAAGATCTGATCCTGATGAAAGTCAGCATCGCAATGGAACCAGCCAAGATTGACCACAAGCAGCAGTTCAAGAAGCTGGTGCCGTACGGGAAGGGTTTCAGAGTGGACTGCAAGGCCTCGGGGTCGCCCACCCCAGCAATATCCTGGGGCCTGCCGGATGGGACGGTGGTGAACAACGCGATGCTGGCGGACGACAGCGGGCACAGGGCTCGCAGGTACGTCCTATTCCACAATGGCACTCTGCACCTCAACAAAGCTGGAGTGGCAGAAGGAGGAGACTACACGTGCTACGCCCAAAACACCCTGGGGAGGGACGAGATGAAGATCCACGTCACGGTCGTTGTGGCAGCCCCTCAAATAAAGCACAACCACAAGACACACGTCGCAGTGACAGCTGGAGACACAGCCCAGCTGGACTGTGAGGCTGCtggagagcccagggcacagatATTCTGGCTGCTGCCCTCCGGTGAGATGATCTCCTCGTCCACAGACAGGCACTCCCTGCACGCCAACGGCTCGCTGTCCATCAGCCAGGCCGGCCTGCTGGATGCTGGGGA
The nucleotide sequence above comes from Ammospiza caudacuta isolate bAmmCau1 chromosome 11, bAmmCau1.pri, whole genome shotgun sequence. Encoded proteins:
- the IGSF10 gene encoding immunoglobulin superfamily member 10, which produces MRAPRTEWGPRWLGTLLAACLATLPAASACPRPCACRGSAELHCTFRYLSAAPPRIPPDVQRINLGYNSLRKLSPTDFAGLEKLELLMLHSNEISTVPEKVFRDLRSLQVLKMSYNKVRVLQQDVFYGLNSLVRLHMDHNQIEFVNPNVFYGLTSLRLVHLDGNFLQQLHPDTFVTLRYSQIFRISFLKHISLSDNALTSLPQEMFSYMSELESIYLHGNPWSCDCSLQGLAGWAQERPDIIKCRKERSSGVQQCPVCASPKTHNGKSLVDLPSASFTCTKPVIDDSLKSRNLSVPDDGDFSFVSPKDLMAPIGSVVLNMTDQAGNRGNLVCDVQRPKEMSPISFDQSGPSRVLQASFSAFLVCGIDYGHIQQLWSILALYSSSPLKLEQSVGTAEEPSVSHKYRQVYGEKDELFTRVEAALRAEPAWLLQRQVSLQLDRTASTLSTLHLRYATHARVALPGQDGEQGSHGWALIARDNSTQTEHTVLVGGSVELGCQAAGQPAPAVGWILADGSRVRAPHISEDGRILVLKSGLLTLRTADVFDSGLYRCIGTNHGDADVLTFRITVLDPHVGHGGVNGARLPAALGGTLHLPCTATAAPDPAVTWVLPEHTILRQSAGNKHIFANGTLRIQGVTQRDLGYFRCVAANRFGVDILVFQVLARQDETALKKRHGAVGEWEEGSGNELLRPAAAQKHPSGTAGPLRALGEPAAPAASSQGTPHRNSHGNRPHRPHADRTGRRLRGRRRQFVPSGRRADPQRWAALLEKTKRNSTVADKRGEAATEPPVQAHRLSEVPGDEEEASGDLVSPEEEFMIPATERSPVPALGRATELTITAGPKGTENPPPAWSTSVLLSEPITPLPSPPPHPGAPASKRLQTLPKPTDSWERSNLSQISANGVKQPTVPSGTAILLPAGQKSIYSGESNNQHLKSASMTEATGTSKAVTPQNTAHKLHIFTGSIDNVPTRTDHQVPVATVNAPSSEFGPIYFDSTQKGGAPNPPASTFTAHQQIQVIQGGPTHPAQLQQHHGRRRKISGRRRTVRPGRVPGMKEPQYNFGRPGSARGSTAVATGVQLNMNYISNVPTLNNSSSSIINPFSPDTPQSSPSPMKMPLEHPMGTHQNTAFLREEEKKHGARQKAAATVVSVTAENTAPTAASGLGVTGLKPTVTLVLTPQTNTRAAKTKILRVGGRRGQRRKRPPKTPAPQRVSTVTAPASPAVPPSLAAANPVPGSSSAVPRTEAAALGVPESPEAPQHRPTAATQTAAAPGTWRGTLSAVALPGTVTAQSPPMAPQTPPGSHRNAQLATAPAASPAQTPTMGAQTSPWLDEPPGSTRATPGPAQRTRPSARAGGEPRLGLGEGAVREQQGAQPTVPAGAVPAAVTAPSTLRPSPLPAPTAAGPAAPPRAPPAPRGHGQPQPHPQLPPQGTERGNALQAPRMPSPQGRDRDSSVSASSDRRQNQDTTTLPSPITAGSASKNHFSKPRIVGGKVAAFTVLADSDAFIPCEATGNPPPTIQWTKILAGRDAAAPGGASRWSVLPNGTLSIARAAPQDGGQYECTAANALGSARLRATLAVLALPPRIAAARPPTALSGGSAALPCRARGSPPPRISWLLPDGSELRPGAAGRGRAAVRPDGTLLLRALTVFDRGTYTCIARNAAGSAALPLRLQVVAAPPAILERRTQSVAAAAGQSLRLPCTARGRPQPSVHWVLPGGAVLTPRRALRAGPALLPNGTLLLGSASPADSGTYECIATSSTGSDRRVVSLTVQRTDTPPKIASASRELTRLSFGDRLLLNCTAGGEPKPRIIWRLPSKALVDQWHRMGSRIHVYPNGSLAIEAVTEKDAGDYLCVARNRIGEDLILMKVSIAMEPAKIDHKQQFKKLVPYGKGFRVDCKASGSPTPAISWGLPDGTVVNNAMLADDSGHRARRYVLFHNGTLHLNKAGVAEGGDYTCYAQNTLGRDEMKIHVTVVVAAPQIKHNHKTHVAVTAGDTAQLDCEAAGEPRAQIFWLLPSGEMISSSTDRHSLHANGSLSISQAGLLDAGEYLCVARNPGGDDSKLYRLAVAAKPPIINGLHRNKTIMKVTAVRHAKKHIDCRAEGTPPPQIMWIMPDNIFLTAPYYGSRIVVHKNGTLEIRNIRPSDTGDFICVARNDGGETVLVVQLEVTEMLRRPTFKNPFNEKIIAKPGKPITLNCSVDGNPAPDISWMLPNGTWFSSSIRTPQFVTGSSGTLTIASAQSQHAGRYRCAARNQVGYIEKLLLLEVAQRPRILSQPAGLVQGVSGEPLALHCPAEGSPRPRVAWTLPGGRVLQRPQLRGRLLLLDNGTLLIGAASPLDTGTYLCRAHNDAGDSSLSVPVVVAAYAPRITGRPPPAIHTTPGAAVQLRCVVLGLPKPEITWELPDRSVLSTAHQARGSGGALLHPTGTLLLQNPQPSGSGTYRCTARNPLGTDTAATYVHVI